A region from the Triticum aestivum cultivar Chinese Spring chromosome 3D, IWGSC CS RefSeq v2.1, whole genome shotgun sequence genome encodes:
- the LOC123074683 gene encoding transcription factor MYB4: protein MGRAPCCDKASVKRGPWSPEEDELLRSYVRSHGAVGNWIALPQKAGLNRCGKSCRLRWLNYLRPDIKHGGYTEQEDMVICSLYNSIGSRWSIIASKLPGRTDNDVKNYWNTKLKKKAMAMHHHQQQHYHHHGTAGRGHAGGATIATPPPAPQSQCASYMQPSPASASSAVTTASGDAGSFGAMYSPSHQAAPLGHYNVNTAAPLAEFSAMPTPAAANSWAINMAFEDMFLPELVGGGDFSQADLFGGFGASLLQAQDSRAQSSLQELSACYFPNAQAEMWAAAADHVNVKPPGAGLCPSLT, encoded by the exons ATGGGGCGCGCGCCGTGCTGCGACAAGGCGAGCGTGAAGAGGGGGccgtggtcgccggaggaggacgaGCTGCTGCGGAGCTACGTCCGGAGCCACGGCGCCGTCGGTAACTGGATCGCGCTCCCGCAGAAAGCAG GGCTTAACCGGTGCGGCAAGAGCTGCCGGCTGAGGTGGCTCAACTATCTCCGGCCGGACATCAAGCACGGCGGCTACACCGAGCAGGAGGACATGGTCATCTGCTCCCTCTACAACTCCATCGGAAGCAG GTGGTCTATCATCGCGTCCAAGCTTCCCGGCAGGACGGACAACGACGTCAAGAACTACTGGAACACCAAgctcaagaagaaggccatggccatgcaccaccaccagcagcagcactACCACCACCATGGCACCGCCGGCCGGGGACATGCCGGCGGCGCGACGATCGCCACGCCACCGCCCGCCCCGCAGAGCCAATGCGCATCATACATGCAGCCGTCGCCCGCGTCCGCCTCGTCCGCCGTCACCACCGCGAGCGGCGACGCGGGCAGCTTCGGCGCCATGTACTCCCCATCCCACCAGGCCGCGCCACTCGGTCACTACAACGTCAACACCGCGGCGCCGCTCGCCGAATTCTCGGCCATgccgacgccggccgccgccaacAGCTGGGCCATCAACATGGCCTTCGAGGACATGTTCTTGCCCGAGCTCGTCGGGGGCGGGGACTTCTCCCAGGCGGACCTGTTCGGCGGGTTCGGGGCGTCGCTGCTGCAAGCGCAAGACAGCAGGGCGCAATCGTCCCTGCAGGAGCTCTCCGCCTGCTACTTCCCCAACGCGCAGGCGGAGATGTGGGCGGCCGCCGCCGACCACGTCAACGTCAAGCCGCCGGGCGCCGGCCTGTGCCCCAGCCTGACATGA